From the Candidatus Hinthialibacter antarcticus genome, the window GAAGCCGAAATCCAGGAATATCCATATCTTCAATATTCACCGCCGTATCCAACGCTGCCAGTTGCAGCCGTAATCGTTTTGCATGGAAATGCTGAACGCCCGCCGCGCTTCCCGTTTCGTAAAATTTTTGCAATCCCTTATGTTTGAATGATTTGATCATCGCCCAGACTATAGCATGTTGCGCAACACGCAACAATCGTTATTTTTATAATGAATAACCCCGCCGCAAGCAGCGGGGTATCAAATCAAGTATTTAGAATTCATCTCAAGAATACTTGATCTTCGCTTCGTGTGGCATGTG encodes:
- a CDS encoding type II toxin-antitoxin system RelE/ParE family toxin, coding for MQKFYETGSAAGVQHFHAKRLRLQLAALDTAVNIEDMDIPGFRLHSLKGQRKGLWSISVSGNWRITFEFRDGNAYIVNYEDYH